Proteins encoded in a region of the Chitinispirillum alkaliphilum genome:
- a CDS encoding Adenylate cyclase, protein MINLGLYWNWDLLKLPFNRFTWCGTLKYPFISPGKPKFKTGQTDLESIKKHSPHKRSPHVFLAIFFYLVFALTRFETQQVWKMMARPVLTIIVTYTAIVAYRFMTEEKDRKFLQNTFKQYLFPELIDTVYKNKQKPSLRGDEVVRSTFSNDIEGFSTYSEQLRSPTRLVELLNEYLTVMTEIFLSHYGTLYKYERNAIIAFFGAPVGMADQAVQACLTALQMQKALADLRGKWRGEGDKWPQIIHNMRMRIGINSGLITTGNMGSAIRTNYHHEE, encoded by the coding sequence ATGATTAACCTGGGTCTTTACTGGAACTGGGACCTGCTAAAACTCCCTTTTAACCGGTTTACCTGGTGCGGTACTCTAAAATATCCCTTTATCTCCCCCGGAAAACCCAAATTCAAAACAGGCCAAACAGATTTAGAAAGTATCAAAAAACACTCACCTCACAAAAGGTCGCCCCATGTTTTTCTCGCTATATTTTTCTATCTGGTTTTTGCCCTTACTCGGTTTGAAACTCAACAAGTCTGGAAAATGATGGCACGGCCTGTGCTTACAATAATTGTGACATATACTGCCATTGTGGCTTACAGGTTCATGACAGAAGAAAAGGACAGAAAGTTTTTGCAAAACACTTTTAAACAGTACCTTTTCCCAGAGCTTATTGATACTGTGTATAAGAATAAGCAAAAACCCAGTCTTAGAGGTGATGAAGTAGTAAGGAGTACATTTTCCAACGATATCGAGGGGTTTTCTACCTATTCAGAACAACTGCGTTCTCCAACCAGGCTGGTGGAACTTCTAAATGAATACTTAACCGTAATGACTGAGATTTTTCTGTCCCATTACGGCACATTGTATAAATATGAAAGGAATGCAATCATTGCCTTTTTCGGGGCACCGGTGGGAATGGCCGATCAAGCTGTGCAGGCGTGTCTCACTGCGCTCCAGATGCAAAAGGCTTTAGCCGATCTGAGGGGAAAATGGAGAGGTGAAGGCGATAAGTGGCCCCAGATCATTCACAATATGAGAATGAGAATAGGAATTAACTCCGGTCTGATCACTACCGGAAATATGGGGTCTGCGATCAGAACGAACTATCACCATGAAGAGTGA